The DNA window TGCGGGCGATGGTGCAGACCGCCGGGCAGACTTCCCGGATCGCCACGGCCATCGAACGGTTGGTCCGGGAGTACGACCGGCCCCTGCGGGTGGAGCAGATGGCCCGGGACGTGCACATGAGCGTGTCGGGCTTCCATCACCACTTCAAGGCGGTGACGGCCCTGAGTCCCCTCCAGTTCCAGAAGCGGCTGCGGCTGCAAGAGGCGCGCCGATTGCTGCTGAGTCGGGAGGCGGATGTCACCCGGGTCAGTTCTCAGGTCGGCTACGACAGTCCGTCGCAGTTCAGCCGGGAGTATCGCCGCCTCTTCGGGGCGTCTCCCCGTCAGGATGTGAGCCGGTGGCACGCCGCCGATCCGACCGGGGGAGTGGCTGTTTAACCGTGCTGTCGTCAAGCACCCGGTTCATGGCCGGGGTTCGGGGCAGGTGGAGTCTCGTGGTTCTGGCCCTACTCGCACGCGACCCCATCCCCGTCCCGGTCCAACGCGGTGCTGTACCCTGGCTGTCCCCGCCGCAGCGGCGTCACGCCCGCCGCCCGCGCCTGCGCACAGCTCCGGTACACCGGGGAAGCGGGCGATGCTGGGGTGGAGCGAGGTGCTGCCCCCTGGTTGGCGGGAACCGGCGCCCCCTTTTCACTGGTGATCGCAAACTTTCCGCCCGGCTGCACGGTCACCGGCACCGTGCCCTGCCGGTCGGTGCGGTACACCGTCGCCCCCACCCGCCGGTAGAGCGAGAGCGCCTCCTGGGTCGGGTGGCCGTAGGTGTCCGGCCCCACCCCGATCACCACGTTCAGCCAGGCGAGGTGGTCGCCGTTGTTGGCGCCGTGATGGATGGATTTGTACACGTCGATGTCCCCCAGGACCGAGGCCGGATACGTCTTCAACCACGCTTACGTCTCCGGCGTCTCGCTGTCCCCCGTCATCAGCGCGCGGAAGGTGCCGTACTGGATCAGCAGGCCGACGCTGTTCACGTTCCGCTCCTCGGGCATCCCCGGCGGGGGCGGCAGCACGGTCACCCGGACACTCCCGAGGTTGATCACCTGATCTTTCGCCAGCAGCCCCTGGGTGCCCGCCCGTTGCACCGCTGCCGTGAGCTTGCCCCACGTCTGGGAGGTCGCGGCGGATCCCGTTGTTCAGGAAGAAGCGCGGTTTGAAGAGTTGCGCGGCCGGCACCAGCCGCGTGATGTGATCGGCGTCGCCGTGACTGGCCGCCACCAGATCGAGGCTTCCTCCCCCGTACCCCTTGAGCAGAGCCTGCATCCGGGCTTCCGAGCGGCCCCCGTCATAGAGGAGCGACTTGCCCTCGGGGCTCGTGACAACACCGCGTCCTCCTGCCCCACGTCGAGGAAGCGGATGGTCAGGGCCTCAGTCGCCTGGGCCCGCACCGTCCCCAGCGCGAGGGCCGCCAGGGCGAGCACGCGCCGCACGGTTCAGCGCATCAAGTTGTATCTGGGCGCCCTGCCGACGTTCCCGGGTCGCCTCATGGTCGATCTCGACGGTCAGGTCGCCGTCCTCCACCTGCCCTCGCAAGACGTCTCCCTCCCGCACGCCTTCGGGCAGGGACGCCGGGGAACAGTCCTCGGTGATGCCGCCCACGATCAGGCGGCCAGTCAGCACCGGCCCGGAGGAATCTGAAATCATGGGGCACGCTAGCGCACCCGGTCCAGGCGAGGGCGACCTGTGGCCCGCTGGGGTGGTCGCTTCTGGCCCGGCTCCATCTGCCGAGGTCAGCCTGTTAAAGCGGCGTCCCTCCCCCAGGGCCAGACCGGCGAGCGGTGGTCACCCAAGACCCTGGGCTTCAGAACAGGTTGTAGCTGCCCACCACCGTCAGAGGCTGCGGCACCGTCGGTTCCGCCAGCCACCCCTGAATCTGCTCCTGAAAGGCGCGGAACTCGGGAATCGAAGCCAGCGGATTCTCCCCGGGCTGGTCCAGGGCGAGCAGGATCACGTAGGTCGAGCTGTCCCCCAGGCGCGACGAGGCGTAACGCACCCCCTGGGGCTGCTGGGCCTGGATCGCCGCGAACAGGGTCCTCACCGCCCCCTCGATGTCGGACAGGTGCTCTCCCCGGATGGTGGCGCGAAACATCATCACGTGCATGGGTCACTCCTGCTGGTCCGGTGCGACGGGTGAAGGGACGGTCTACCAACGCTGGCCGCCGACCTGAGCGGTCGTGACGTTCAGGCGGTTCCAGAGGTTGATCAGGCCGATGGACAAGACGCAGCACCTCCGATGCGGCTCAGGTCGGCCTCGCCGTAGTGCCGGGCCGCCTCCCGCCTGGGTGACCGGGCTCACCCGGTGCCCGACGAGGTCTGGCGGGAGGCGGCCTCGGTCAGGGCGAGCGCGGCCCGCTCGGCGTCCGTGAAGTACGGCGTGTCCCGCCAGGCCCCCACCGCGAAGAGGCGGTCGTCGGTCTCTCCCGCCTGCTTCAGGTCGCGGCAATGGCTGATCACGCACGCGCTGCACCTGTTGATCTGGCTGGCCCGCAGGTTGATCAGGTCACGGAGCTGAGCGGGAAGACCCCCCTGGGCTGCCCGGCCGGGATCGAGCAGTGCGGGCATGGCCCCGGGGACACGGAGGGCGGGGTTCTTCATGCGCTCGGACATGGGGACCTCCTGGGCCTGGAGAGGGCGGGGAGTTCAGCGTCCCTCAGTCGCT is part of the Deinococcus aestuarii genome and encodes:
- a CDS encoding excalibur calcium-binding domain-containing protein; its protein translation is MKTYPASVLGDIDVYKSIHHGANNGDHLAWLNVVIGVGPDTYGHPTQEALSLYRRVGATVYRTDRQGTVPVTVQPGGKFAITSEKGAPVPANQGAAPRSTPASPASPVYRSCAQARAAGVTPLRRGQPGYSTALDRDGDGVACE
- a CDS encoding carboxymuconolactone decarboxylase family protein — protein: MSERMKNPALRVPGAMPALLDPGRAAQGGLPAQLRDLINLRASQINRCSACVISHCRDLKQAGETDDRLFAVGAWRDTPYFTDAERAALALTEAASRQTSSGTG